In Bradyrhizobium manausense, the sequence AGTACGACCCAGTCGAGATGGGCGCGGATCAGGCGATCGATGCCCTGCTTTGCATCCGGCGCCGGATCGAGCGCAGCAAGCATGGCGGCGTGATAGTGCCGCAGCACCTCCAGGAATAACGCGCCGGCGAGCTCCTTCTTGGAGCCGAACGCATGAAAGAAGCTGCCGTTGGAGGCACGGGCCTTGGCGCGGATCGCGGCCACCGTCGCGCCCTCGAAGCCCGACCGGTCGAACACCGCGAGCCCCGCAGCCAATAGATCCTCGCGCACGCCTGAAGACATCGTCAGCTCCTAGAGTATTACTCTAGAGCAATGCTCTAATGGCGGTCAACACGAGAGAAGGCCGCGCTGGGCGCGGCCTTCCGAGATCAAGGGGATGATCGGCTTATCGCGAGATCGGCGGCGCCGGCGGACCAGAAGACTCGGCAGGTGCAGGCGATGGAGCCGCGGCGGGTGCGGACGGCGCCGGCTCCGCCGGCTTGGCTGCCGGTTCGGCGCTGGGCGCGGGCTCGGCCGGCTTTGAGACGGCGGCTTCCGCAGGCTTGGGCGCAGCCGGTTCAGCCGGCTTGTCAGGAGCCGCCGGCGGGGCTGGGGTCACCTGCGGCACCGGATCGGCGCGCAGGGCCGGCGTCTCGCTGCTGCTCGGCTGGACCTTGGCGCTCTCCGGTTTGGCTTCGGCCGGCTTGGCGCTCTCAGGCTTGGACTCGTCGCGACCGGATTCGACCTTGGCGTTCTCGTTCTTCGGTTCAGCCTTCGGCTCGGTTTTCGGCTCGGACTTGGGCTCAGTCTTGGAGTCGACCTTGGGCTCAACCTTCGGCGCGGCTGTATCGTCCGTCTCCGGCTTGCCGCGCTTGCTCATGCGCTTACCCTTGCCCTTGCGACCCTCAGGCGGTTGCTCTGTGGCGGCCTCAGGCTTGGTACCTTCCTTTGCACCTTCCTTGGCCCCTTCCTCGCTCGTCCGCGCCGCGCGCTTCTGACGGCCCTCAGGCGCCGGGCTCGCGGCGCCCTCGCCCTCCGGCTTCGCGGTCTCCTGCGAGCGCTGGCGGCGCCCCTGATGCTCAGGCGACTGCCCAGGGTTCGTGTTGGCGTCCTTCTCCCTGGCGCCGTCCTTCTTGTCCTTGCCGTCCTTGCCGCCGTCCCTGGACTGGTAGCGGGCGTCGGTGGCACCGTTGGAGATGAGGTAGGAAGCCAGCACGCCGGCCATGTCGGGGCTGGTGGTGTAGTGCTGGCGCAGGAAGCCCGGCAGCGAGCCCGGCGCCACCGTCTTCAACAGTCCTCGCGGGCTCTTGTGGCAGGCATTGCAGGTCTGCGCGAAGATCTGGGATGGGGCCTTGCCGGCCTCGAGGTTCGTCGCCTGCGCCAGAACGGCATCGGCGGCGCCGAAGCCAATCAAAAATAGCACCGTGGCGAGACTGATCGCTCGGCTCGACATTCCCATCATCTCCATGAAATCCGACAGATACAGCCGGCATCGGGCGCGGCGGCGGTCACCTTTTAGCCGATTGCGGCGCGAATGGAAGCGCACTCATCAAGCATGTGAACACGCGATTTTCGAATATCGGCTTTGAACACAACGCAATAGCGGGGTGGGAATAGGCTGCCTAGATTTACATGCGAACGCATTGGAACCAATATATCTTCCGGGCGTCGGTGTGATGGCCGGGTAGTCGCATCTTTTCGGGTTCGCTCGAGAGGTTGGTGCCTATGGACCGCTTGTTGCGTAAGTTCTTGTCCCAATTCATCCGCCGCGGTTCGATGACGATGACCACGGCGGGTGGCATGACATTCACCGTCGGTGACGGCTCCGGTGAGCCGGTCGAAGTTCGCTTCACCACCGCCGACGCCCAACGAAAAATCCTCGTCAACCCCGAGCTCGGACTTGGCGAGGCCTATATGAACGGCGAGTTCGTCGTCGAGCGCGGCAGCATTGCCGATGCCCTCGCGATCCTGCTCGATCAATCCGACCTGTTGCCGCAATGGGCAAAGCCCTGGTGGCACCTGCGCTATCTCACGCGGCATTTGAGGCAGTTCAATCCACGGACACGCTCGCGCAGCAATGTCGCGCATCACTATGATCTCGACGCGCGGCTCTATTCGCTCTTCCTTGATGCCGACAAGCAATATAGCTGCGCCTATTTCGAGACGCCGGACGCCACGCTCGACGACGCGCAGCTCGCCAAGAAGCGGCACGTCACGGCGAAGCTGCTGGTCAAGCGCGGCCAGCGCGTGCTCGATATCGGCTCAGGCTGGGGCGGGCTCGGCCTCTATCTCGCCGAGACCGCCGGCGCCGATGTCACCGGCGTGACGCTGTCGACGGAACAGTTGCAGATCGCAAACGCGCGCGCCGCCGAAAAGGGGCTGACGCGACAGGCGCGGTTTCTGCTGCAGGACTATCGCGACATCGAGGGGCCATTCGACCGCATCGTCTCGGTCGGGATGTTCGAACATGTCGGAGCACAGTTCTACGGCACGTATTTCAAGCGCTGCGCCGAGCTGCTGAGCGAGGATGGCGTGATGCTGCTGCATTCGATCGGCCGCTCGCAGGGCCCGGATTCGACCAATCCGTGGATCGCCAAATACATCTTCCCCGGCGGCTACATACCGTCGCTGTCGGAGGCGCTGCCTGCGATCGAGGACGCCGGTCTCCTGGTCTGCGACATCGAGATCCTGCGCCTGCATTATGCCGAGACGTTGAAGGCCTGGCGGGAACGCTTCATGGCGCGGCGCGAGGAGGCCGTGCAGCTCTATGACGAGCGGTTCGCGCTGATGTGGGAATTCTATCTCGCGGCCTGCGAGATGACCTTCCGCAAGCAGGGCATGATGAACTTCCAGATCCAGCTCACCAAGCGCCAGGGCGTGGTGCCGATAACCCGCGACTATATCGCGCATGAGGAAGCCCGACTGCGCGCGCTGGAGGGCGGCGCGAGGCCGAAACTGAAGCTTGCCGGTGAATAGGATCTAATGACGCAGGGTGGATATCTGGGAAGAACGGTAAGAGGCCGTTAATGCGAGCTGCGCCCTCAATTCCACGAGGACCTCGGGTGCGACCGGCTGGCGCCGGATTTCGGGCTGCTCGGCGTGCTGCATGGCCGCGATCAGCCCGGACAGCCAAAGCCGGCTACCCGCCTCGCTTCGCCAATTCTGGTGCCGCCGTTCTGGCCGCATCGCTTGCCTCGTTCCCTGTTGGCGGGTTGCGGGAGACAATTCCCTGCCCGCCTGCCTGTTCCGGTCTTACCCCCGAAAGAATCCGGGGAGATGTGATCTAGTTCACATTCCTCTCGACGGCGCTGCCCTAGACCGTCGCCATGAGCAAAGAGACCCAAACCTCCTTCGACGTGCAGGACGACCTCCGCACCGATTACGCCCTGATCGCCACCGGCGTCGGCGCGGCTCTGGTTGCGCTGGTCTACCTCCTGCTGGTCTGAACCCGTCCGGGAAGCGCCAGCGCGCCATTTCGCGCGCCTTCAAATACGTCTGCATTCAATTCATTAGGTTCATCGTTTCGGGATTTTTCCGTGGCGTGATCGCGGCCACTTCCGGTCCGCTCCCGAGTTCCGCAAAAATCCGTCAAGCGCGCCGCATGCTGCGGCTGCTAATCATCCACCGCTTTTAAGATCGGTTGATAGCGGCGAGCTTTTGCTTCCGCTTTGGCTTGAGGCGGCGCTTTATCCCGGCCCCGCATCCGCCGTAGAAAATTGCTATCGCTCGACCATGGCCCTGACTGATTCGAACGTCCTCAAACTCGCGCCGGAGCCGGGAACCCCCGCCTATCGCAGCGCGCCGCACAATATCGAGGCCGAACAGAGCCTTCTGGGCGCGATCCTGGTCAACAACGACGCGTTCTACCGTGTCTCCGACTTCCTGGAGCCGAAGCATTATTTCGAGCCGCTGCACCAGAC encodes:
- a CDS encoding SAM-dependent methyltransferase, which produces MDRLLRKFLSQFIRRGSMTMTTAGGMTFTVGDGSGEPVEVRFTTADAQRKILVNPELGLGEAYMNGEFVVERGSIADALAILLDQSDLLPQWAKPWWHLRYLTRHLRQFNPRTRSRSNVAHHYDLDARLYSLFLDADKQYSCAYFETPDATLDDAQLAKKRHVTAKLLVKRGQRVLDIGSGWGGLGLYLAETAGADVTGVTLSTEQLQIANARAAEKGLTRQARFLLQDYRDIEGPFDRIVSVGMFEHVGAQFYGTYFKRCAELLSEDGVMLLHSIGRSQGPDSTNPWIAKYIFPGGYIPSLSEALPAIEDAGLLVCDIEILRLHYAETLKAWRERFMARREEAVQLYDERFALMWEFYLAACEMTFRKQGMMNFQIQLTKRQGVVPITRDYIAHEEARLRALEGGARPKLKLAGE